tagggaagaagaaatttataagtcaagcaagaaatcgaagagaagagttaattgtcaaggttctatgaggttcgagagtttatcatcaacagttgaataccgaagaaggcgttgtttctactgggtactgtgagagagtcgaagaaagatgcattttggttgctttgttagtctgctttcaatctgacacaagatctttctagcactggtttaactcatcacacgtaattagtccagctgtatagcagatgtccctctcatttttatctctctcctaatcttatccagctgtaaagcagcggacgcatcttacaatgtttatctagttgtatAGCGGaaatctctttatctagcagtcgtgtggatgtgtctccccttttcttcagttagctttagagctgacacctttaatttctctggcattctagttactttgatataggttgagaatatgtatgtcctcatagctctttggatacttgtgaccaattaggagtacaggttttgtgggtatatctctggtaagccctcccgagaccataactcggccactagggccacctaggggtttaaaggcttattgcatacgctaaatgcaatcgacgatgcctgcgacagtgagttaggattttattttgtagttttgatttgctcgggactagcaaataataagtttgggggtatttgatagacgcatttatgtgtctaatatagcccaattgtatattgtgttagtacccatttttgtacttattatggtgttttatttatttgtaggtgtttttggaaaaataaggttttgcggcaaaattggttaaaaatgtggcgtttggagctccgttgacagtATACCGGAAGTAGCCCAGAAGTACCCCGGAAAAGTCCgaaaacatccaagaaaaattactaaaggcacccaagatttggttatttccaccccaagaattttatttcaaccccacttgctattcgcaccccatcagaggatagggggcattccttctcaaaattcaaaaatggatttttggcgggaagacttgttacagcactggcagatttggtgatcgaattttggacgtgatttttggaGATTCAATTGTTGTATTTGCTAATAATGGGCTATAATTGAGTAAACAAGTCTGTTacgatcgattggacccaaccaattgggctggaatgaccgggagaatggatcaaagtccaaccaggacacgtactctctgtttaactttcaaagctattttcaagagattctgggagagttttgcgctgaagtaaactatacttggtcaagtcttgataagagtttggtggaaaatttatagctaacaaacacgtacagggagatcacaagagagatattttctcaacagcACAGAGAagggagaaaaaagaagaagtcggatccactcgagatttttgggggtttgatagctatataagtgttggttcgagtcataagaagggttggaaacccttaggagagagtttagagtcgaggagagccgaggagaagcgattacagagagttacactgctgctgctgctgctgttcgaggaggaagaagaagaggaagaacagacctgctaaggcagtcgttcttcaacagtcttaaaaccagaaacgtgtgtcgtagttcaacagcgttagatatgtatcgtttataaacggcagtactcatctttgtaacagtgacgttgtAACGTTTATACggcgttgcaaacttctctttatcaccatattcatcaataaaaacacctattaagcaattttgagcaagtttttgatatgaggagctaaaccccttagccaaggcgacggaggaagccattggtccttatttatggtataattctaactttattatttatttgcaatattattacatgattatttgcatggaatttttattggaaaattgatttttattgaataattgtgattcattttgatggagcatgcttagtttaagactcttgatgtttcatgcttggtgtttacatttattacttcaaaaatctacaaaaggcataatattagaatcactctaaaagaaaaattgcatgaatattaattattagaaattatcaaataatgggtcaatggtggaatccaagtcttgttgtttttccctaaagttttcaaacaaaatttatttgcctgtttaaatttaaatctaagaaattatttccttcacaagtctgaaaagaacccagtttttaccacaactacaacatcatttgaaaatccaTCACCGACCCATTgtgatgttgggtcggttgcgggtgacaacttttgttacccgccatcagtgggttgggtggtgggtgaggccaaaaccgacccaaaccgacccatgtgcagtcCTAGGCTTGATAATAATTAGATTATGTTAGGAAtgaatatgattttttattttgattaaagTTAGATGAAGGGTTTTTAAGTAATTTAAATAGAGTAACTTAGTAATTTATCCATTACTAGGACACCCAAGTAAATCCACGGTGCCATGCtagataggaaaatgattttatatatcGATTTTGTAAGCTtacctttatttttcattttcaaccCAAAAAAAGGAAAATGGTACACTCACTGCGGGCTGGTCCCACGGTGTGTCCCGACAAGGGGGAAAAATCAGATTTCCTTATGGTTCGGCGGGCTTGTAGGGGGTGGGTTAAGGTGGGTCCCACCCCCTCTCTCTCACAAAAGCAAAAATCACGATAACCCGTGGGATGAAAAAAAGTGCATCCTAAGCCTGCTACCCACGTCATCGATTTAAAGGAAAGATTCCTCCCATAGAAATCACTTCTTAATCCCACTTCTATAGGAAAAACAGCCAATTATATATAGCCGCCACTAGAAAGGCGAGGCAGCTTTTACTAAGGTGGTACGAGTAGTAGACTCCACAAGTTGGCCTAACTGTTAAAGTATATTAGAGGCTTGCTAATTGAAAACCCAAATAACTGGCTAAAATAATCAAAATGATCAAGATTCATGATCACGGGGACTAGCTAAAAATCATGGCTGCTAGATAAGAGCATAGGAAAGTCATGGGTGCTACCTTCGAGGATATCGAAATCCATATAAATAAGCTCCGTCTTTATATGCACTGTCATCTCCAATAATGTGGCACCAATTAGCAATGCCGACAAAAGAGAGAACCGATTTTGCCAACTACAAGTCAAAAGGTTTGGACAATGAACTTATTTTTCTTCTATGGAGGCACACCCTTGTTCCTGTGCGGACTATGATGTTGTGATAACATGGTGTCCATGTCAGTAAAATGATCATCTCTTATTATTTTGCCTGGAAATATGGTGTTAAGTTGGCAGTGTGGCCAATTTCACAGCCGCCGTTCAATTTATTCACGgaagaaaaaattcaaaatttctcTCGGTTGGTTAAACCTATGAGACTAGCCAAGGTCCATAGCAAAATGATGAAGGCAACCGTCGGACTCATGTTTCAAGGTGAAGTCACACTCTTATTTCAGGGGTGAGGTCATAGTTACACTGTCACTCACATCACTGTCTGGTACTCGCTTTACTCTGAAACTAAGATTTTAACAATGTTCCAATCGGGGTTACCCAAATATTTCGGGGGTGTACTAAATCTATAAGACAAAACGTCAATTGATCAGGATTTGGTATACCCACAAGCAAACTAGTACCCCCGATAGCTTCCGTGATTTGTAATTGAGTTTAAAAATGTTTTGAGTTTCCTTGCCTCGGAATACTGAGAATGTGAGAGACTAAATAAAAAGGTGGCTTGCATGACTATTATTTACATAAGAAACTCTTCATTTCCCCTTTTCACAATTTGCATGAACAGTTTTGTGCATACTTCTTAGTTTCCGGTCTCCTACTCTTTGAGTCTAAGAATTTGCAGGTTGGTGGTTTCTTAAATTCTTACTCAACTGCATATAGATCTTCACTTATTTTTGTTTTCCTCAaagaaattattattttccttgcgtctttttttttcttttttaatatagTTCACATACAATATTTTAGCAGATTTCTGATGATAAATTTGGTAGAAAATTTAGAAAtgctgtttttttcttttctttttgattcttTGGAACACACATGCAGATTGTTTTTCTatagatttgttgtttgagtgctAGTTTGTATAAAGAAACTCAATTCCCAAATAACCTGATTTGTAATTGCTCAACTATGATCACTGTTTCGCCAAACTTGATTGCATGGGTGCTTGTTGATTACTAGCTAGTTACTCCAAATCAAGGTGACAAAATAAACCCCTGTTTCTGTCACGGTTTGTCTTAATACTTAGAACATAAGAAGCTTCTCCTAAGTTCCAACATTTAGACTTGTCCCTGCTTAGTTATGTATGTGTTAATTCCAATCTTTTGTTATGATTCTTAAGCAGAGAAGAACTTTGAAGTTATGGCGAACTACATCCCTCCGCACAAGAGACAGTTGAAGGATGGTGCCAAGGCCCTCGAGGGGTCATCACCCAATTCACGATCACTTGTTCATAAGTTTCAGCAAAATCTGAACCTGTCAGGAAGTTATAAATCTGAGTCACGTAAGTCACAGAGGGCTATGACGAGAGGTAAGGTTGCTTCATTAGGTGGAAGGTATGCTTATAATGCTAAGAGTTGCCATTCTAGATTGTGCATCTTTGATTCTACCGAAGAAGAAGAGCATCAGTACCCTGGTGCAATTAGACTGGAGCACATTACATCCAAATCCAGTTTATATAAAGAACCCGGAAGTCACGGAAGTATCCCATATGTTCTAGTTTCTTCCCGTAAAAAAACAGGTGTGCATAATATTTTTGATCTACTTTGATAATCACATGATTTTAGTAGACATCATAACTTTAATGAACCATCCTCACCCGCTTACTCATTGCTAAATGGTTATCAtttcaatttttgtttatttCTATTGACATGCAATTGATCCGTTTTGTTTCATTAAAAGGAACGAATGAGCTAAACAAGAACAGCTCCATAGAGAATCCTTTGATATCTGTGGCTGAGCAGATATTTCCCAACCTTCTTGCTTTTCAAAATGAGAGGGTCGAAGGGAGTTCCCAAGAGTTTGAGGAaggaaagataagttttgtggcTCGATTTGGCAAAATTTTGTTTCATACGATAAGTTTCCTACCTTGATTCTTTGGCCATGAATTAATGACTTACATAATGTTCATGTGacagatttttttggaaaattcaagTTATTTATGGCTTAAATATTCGGTAGCTTTTAATTCGAGGAAATCAACTGAACATATCAGTTGTTTTGCTTCTAACTGCCCTTTCTTGTATGTAACAATGACGATCGATGAAGGAAACCTTGGTTCAATGTGGATACACTTCGAGACAGATCAGAATACGAAGCTTCTTTCGGTCAAATGAGAAGAATATTAGTACAAGTGTTCCTAAGTCGTTTACAGATTCAGTGCTTAACGCGGTTTTTACTGAAATTGGAGttgatttggaagaagaaaaagagtatTACTATGTCAGGGTAAATTTTCACCAGCTCTTTGTTTCAGCTGTGCTTGGCATTCATATGAATACTTACGCAGATTATATTTCATTTAGGTTGCTGATAAATCCTGTCCAGATGTATCTCTTTCTTGCAAGTGCACTGCAACTGGAGTTGGTGGACTCGAGCTTCGAAAGGCAAGACAAGACTTGTAAACATACTTTATATGTGAATTATTTATGGTCGAATTGATGGTCAATTACAGTCTCACGTATATTTTCAATTCCTTTATTAACTTGTAATATCACTTGGATTAGTTAAAACACAAGGCAAACATGCTGGAGCAATTTTGATTGAGATTCTTTGTATTCTTAGATCGAAGCAAACAGGCATGCATGGAGAAGGATCTGGACCTGAGATTGATGCTTTCTACTAGGAAGATCATAACTGAACCCACCGTAAGAGTCGTCCTTCCTTGATAACTCTTGATAACTTGAAGTTCTGATTTCTCTATATTTACATATTCTGTGTCCGGAGTTTTATAAGCAGCATTCTATCTACTTCATacaaccttcttttttttttgtattttgtcGGATGAAGAGAATCATGACTTGGAAAAACTCATAAAGTCTGCAGTTGTAGATCAAAATGAAAAGAGGGGTTTGAGGTTTCCCCTTGGAAATGAGTCTTTTGAAGGTAGATACCGAGTCGTGGGGATGGGACACGCGACATCGACAGCGTACAAAAATTCATTCATCAGGGTCAAATTAAACGAAGCAGATCGATATGAGTTTATCACTTCAACTGCAGAAGTAACAAATCATGTAGTTCTGAAGATGCCTGGCATATCTGAAAAATTGAAGGTCAGTACTAGCCTAATATTTTTAATGGTTTGATTTGGTCTTACTCCTAATTAACATTGACTGTCAGCCAAATCAATATGATTTGAGGCCTCATTAATAGTCTGTCATTGTGTAAATGCATAGAGAACAAGAATTTGCTTCAGAGAAAATGTAGTTAGTATTATCAGAAGGGTGATTAAAACTAGGCTGTGGTCTATGGTTAGCTTTAAAGAACGGTGGGCCTGAaaccaagagaaaaaaaaactaggCTGCAATGTGCTATGACCGCATCATGTAGTTGAAGTAAGGCAACACTGAAAGATACGTTGATGGGCAGAACACAATCTGGAAATTTGTATCTTATAGCTATTAGCTAGTGCTTAGTAGTATTGTCATGTTCATCATAGAATGGAATTCTTTTATGTTTCTGAAAGAAAATGTAGTGTTGTTATACTTACAAATGGTAATGTGAATTTTTCAACATTGTTTCAGGCAGACAATTTGGAAAAGGACCAACTGGCGAAGATGCTTGAAGACAACATGAAAATAATATGGAATCGCTTCCTGAGCTTGGAGTGTTGTTTCACTTGAACAACTAACTGGTTGTGGGCTGCATATTTTTTTGCTGAACTGATGAATATCTTTTTCTCAAGAACCAAACCTTATCTATGTTTTGTATCTTGTGTTATGGGTTCTCTTCGAATGACGGCTGATTTTTTGCGCACCCTTTTTTGATCAGCTTGTTCTATTAGCTGGGATGGAAAATCCCATTACTGCATCCGTCCTGACAGTATTACTACATATTTCATTTCTCAAATGCCATAATTCTGACGAATAAAAGAGTTTGTTAAGATCGTACTTATGAATGCAAAGAACTACAAACGCACATCAGCATCAAGTGTAAGAAAATGAGAACAAAACATTGCAATTACCTCTGGATTGAGTGAAAGGTACCGCTGGAGGTGGAGTGTGGCGCATGCTTACTGACTTCAGCTACTACTTCCTCATAACAGGAAAGAGACTTTCAAAGTATGCCGAGGATACAAATTTAATTCTCTTCTCGTGTCTAAGTACAGGAATTGAGGTGTGGCGCTCAACGGATTCCTCCTTCAAAGTCATGCTTTTCCAGTTGTAAGAATGAAGGGAGAAAAACGGATTCCTTTTGAACCGTACTCCAGGTCCATGTCTTTCATAGCTTTCCATGAGAATTTCCTCCGTTCCTGGGATCGGTAGAAACTCCACGCAGCGTGTAATACCCCATTGAAAAGGTAAGTTTATAGTTAGTTCAGTCCTTGAGTGGATACAACTTCCAATGTCGCCAGTGCTTA
This genomic stretch from Papaver somniferum cultivar HN1 chromosome 5, ASM357369v1, whole genome shotgun sequence harbors:
- the LOC113277901 gene encoding uncharacterized protein LOC113277901; translation: MANYIPPHKRQLKDGAKALEGSSPNSRSLVHKFQQNLNLSGSYKSESRKSQRAMTRGKVASLGGRYAYNAKSCHSRLCIFDSTEEEEHQYPGAIRLEHITSKSSLYKEPGSHGSIPYVLVSSRKKTGTNELNKNSSIENPLISVAEQIFPNLLAFQNERVEGSSQEFEEGKISFVARFGKILFHTISFLP